In Xenorhabdus griffiniae, the genomic window ATTCGCCAATTCACTCTATCAATTCTTCCCGTTCTTCCTTGCCCAAGGGACATGGCTACGAATGCGCGTACTCAGCCAACCTTCAGGGACGCAATGGTATCTGTCACCGTCAATGATTCAAGGTTATCGCTCAATTATGTAAGGAGTTTCTGCAATGGATGGATTAGTTTTCACTTGCCAGATAGGTGCACTGCCGCAGACAACATTTCAGGTCGTGGATTTCAGCTTACAAGAAGAGCTATCACAACTGTTTCACCTTTCTATGACCGTCGTCAGCGCTTTTAGCAACGTGGCACTCAATGAACAATTGGGCGCCCAGCGCTTCTCTGACGATTACTCGTGATGGTGTCACGGAGCGAACTATCAATGGTGTTGTGGCTGGCGCTGAGCAAGGAAATACCGATGGGCGACAAACCTATTACACTTTCATTATCCGCCCGGAAATGTGGTTGATGACGCTAAATCAGGATAGCCGGATTTTCCACCATCAATCTGTGCCAGATATCCTTGGACAATTGCTGAAAGAGCATCGTATCAAGGCGGATAACAAGTTTTACAAAGATCACCAGCAACATTCGATACGGGAATATATCACCCAGAAACGCGAATCCGCTTATGAATTCTGGTGCCGACTGGCTGCGGAAGAAGGCATTATGTTCTGGTTCGAAGAGGACAAACTGTTTTACAGCAATTCTCATCTCGGCATGTTGGCGGCATTGACATTGACCTACAACGTACAGGCAAACACGGATAACCGTGATTCAACAGCGTGGCAGTGGAATTACGGTGAATATCTGTGCCCAGATGAAACAATTCACAAAGATAATAATTTTCTTCGACCTTCCTATCCCCTGCAACATCTGGCTGCGTTGGATAATGGCGGGAACCACTCTATCTTTGAAAGTTATGGCCGTTTTCAGAAGGATGCAGAAGGTCGCCCTTTCACCCAATTGCGTTTGGAGCAGTTGCAGAACCAGAGCAAAGTCGGTAAAGCGAAGACCAACTGTATCAAATTAAGGCCCGGCAGGATCTTCGTGCTGCAATCCCACCCGATTACGTCGATGAATGATCGCTGGCAGGTTGTTACTGTCACGCATCATGGACATCAGCCACAAGCTTCTGGGGATGCGGGAGAAGGGACAACATTAACCAATCACGTCACCTTTATTCCGGGCAGGCAGGATTGGCGCCCGCCATTCCGATATAAGCCGCTGGCAGATGGGGATGAAGTAGCAACTGTCGTGGGGCCGGTAGGTGAGGAAATCTACGTTGATAAACATGGTGCTATCAAAGTTCATTTCCATTGGAACCGTTACGATGAAGCGGATGATCGCGCGTCCTGTTGGGTGCGAGTCGCGCAAGGTTGGAATGGTGATGGCTATGGTTTTATGGCCATTCCACGCATCGGTCAGGAAGTGATTATTTCCTATCTGAATGGCGATATTGATCGCCCGATAGTCACGGGTTGTACCTACAATGGCCGCAACCGCCCACCACTGGATCTGCCCGCAGAAAAAACACGCACCACATTTAAAACGCATACCCATAAAGGAGAAGGGTTTAACGAACTGCGCTTTGAAGATGCGAAAGGCAGTGAAGAGATCTACATCCATGCTCAGAAAGACCAGCTTATCCAGATAAACCACGATAAAACCCAGCGTGTCGGTCACGATGAAAGCCACCATGTCCTGAACAACCGCAAACATGAAATCGGCAATGATGAATTTATCCGGATCATGCATGAACAGCATATCCAGATTGATGCTAATCAGTTTGAAACCATCACCAATGATCGCAAAACCTGCATCAACAACAACTGGCAGGAAAATATTTTTGCCGATCACCGGCAAGAAGTGGGGCGGGATAAGACCACCAGAGTCAACAACAACTATACCCTGAATGTGGTCAACAACATCCAGAGTCTGACAAAAGTCCATACCCTACAGGCCAGCGAATCCGTGTTGATCAAAGGCAAGGCGGGATCGATCAAACTGGATGGTTCAGGGGTGACGATCACCGGCAAGATCACCCTGAAAGGGGATGTTTCAGTCACAGGGGGCAGCCCAGGCACGGTGCCATCACTCAGCGGATCAGCTAATGAAGGGTTGGCAATGGCTGAGGACTGCCGGGAAAAAGCCCGTAAGCAGCAGGAGTCATCAGAATAATGTCCTGGATACCCGATTACGCCGAACATTGGGTGGTGGATTATTCCTATGCCACGCAACAAGGCGAACACTTCTCTGCCCAGGCGATTGTCCATGCAACGAGCAAGCCGCAAGCGCTGTCGGCGCTGGCGGAATATATCCTACAGGCAGGACATTCATCGGGGCAATACCAAAGTATTCAGCCGTTGACTGAATACCTTGCTGCCAGCACTTATGTCGAATTGCCGCTATTGCGACAGTTCCGGCTAGGGATGGAGCGGAATGCACAGGTGATTTCGCTGGGTGAACACAATATCAGCGCCCTCTTGCCTGCCGAGCGTGGCGTATTGCAGTTCACTGTCACCCAAACCCTGCCTGCCAGGGAGAGCGGGCAATACCGCTATATGGTGATGGATGCCACAATTTACCGTCGGATCATGGGTAGTTTTATCGTACCTGACCTGATGGTATCTAACCTACGATGGGAAAGCCTGTTTCAGGGGGAAACTCAAATCACTCTCGAAGACAGCGCCCCTTATCTGGTGGAATTAACCGATGACACAACGGTGTACTCTGCCTTTCAGCAAAAGATCACACAACCGAGTACGCCAGAACTGGGTATATTTATCGACAGTGACCAGCCTTTTCCTATGATCCGCAATCACCTGCGCAAATTCACCTATCTGAGAAATGAACAACAGCAATCATGGGTGTTTTACCGCTTCTATGCGCCGCAAGGCTTGCTCCCGTTACTAAAAAGCCTACCGGATGAACAACTGATGCACTTTATGCACCCGATAACGCGGATCGGTTATTTCGATAGCCAGACGGCGCAATACTACGCCCTTTCTTTAGCTGAGAATACCTTGGATCAGGAGAAAACGGCCCCCGTGGCAATTAACCCTTATCTGGTGAACCTATTGGCTGGGCAAACCCAAGAGCGGGCGGTGGCTCAGATAGTGAAATATATTGCAGAAACTCAACCTGAGCTGTCACCAGAACAAAAAAAACAGCTGCCGGCCTTTGTAGTGCAACAGATCAATTTTGCCTGTCTGGCGGGTTTTTCCCATCAGCGTTCCATTTTGCATTTGGTAGCGGGCCGAAGTCTGGCGCGGGATAACGAAGAGCTCTGGCAACGGGCATGGCAACATGCCTGTGCGAAAACCCAGGTGCAAGAGCTGCGTGCACTAATTTGTTATGGATATTGTTTTAAAAACCGGACATTAAGTTGACACAAGGAAATAAAATAAATGGGAAAATCGATATTAACGAACGCAAATGATGCGCTTGAGACTGTCGCGAAAAAAGTGGAAAAAACATTTGAAGAACTTGTCGATATGGCGAGGGAATATATACCCCATGAGTTGGATATGGATACCGTTGTCAGGCCCTGTGATGTCAATATCCGGCCTGTTTATCCTGTCAGATATGCATATATGAACTTTTTTGGTGACAAACAGATAAATGCGCAATTACCACCCCCCATCAGTACGTTTCTTGATCCTGATGACAATTCATTAAATGCGAGCGTCTTAGGGGGTTATAGCATTCGCTTGCCAAGAGCGGGTTGGATCTATGTCAAAGAAGAAGGACCGATTGAAACCAGAGGCTCCCAACACGAAGGCAAGTTACTAATTTTCAAATTCAGCCCTGAAATTGTCACATTAAAGGGCAAACGAGGGATGGTCACAAAATACACCAAATATGAGCAAAAAGCCGGAAGCTCATCATGGGAAGAAATCCACCCTGCTAGCGGCACAGCGGGCTTAGGTTATCCTTTTCTAGCGCTTGATAAAGATGTAACCAAGGTGAGTATTGTTTATAGTGAGGTTCCTTTTTCTGAACGAATCCTAGACAAGATAGATAAGGATGAATCTTTTCGCAGAAATGCAATGCAATTTGTGGAGTTAGATCATGAGGGTTCAGATTATGTCATGGAAGCCAAACAAGAACATTTCGATGGCTTAGTGGAGGATTTCAAAGTTCCTGAAAAACAATTTCAGGCATACAAAAATCAATTATCTGATCCGCTTTTACATTCTGTTGATTTAGGGGATATCTCGACGGAAGGCAGTTTTTTCATGGATGCCGATATGGAAATGCGTTACATAGACAGCTTACTATGCCCTTATTACAAAGATAAAGCGAGCATTGTGGTATTGCATGATCCGGTAGGATATCAGCGTGATATTTTAATGGCATATGAATTACTTAACCTTTGGGAGTTAAGTTATTCTGCGACAAATATTTATCCTCTGACAATAGGGCAATTTGTTGAGATAATTGCTGCATCAAAGGATGAAAACATTAAAAAATGTTTTAAAGAACATATACATCAGGAAAATTGGAAAACCTGGTGGCCTAAACTTACCGATCCTATTATAGATGTAAAAAAAAGACAGAAAGAAATTCTTGAAATATACAAAGAATTTTTTGAAAGTCCGAATATTGCGGGTAAATTAGGTAGCTTGTCACATTATCTCAAATACTTCTTTTCGTTGAATGATAAAAAAAGTGATCTGACAGAAGAAGATGGTCAGGAATTTGAGATATATTGCGATCTTATTGCAGAATTAATGCAGCCATTACAGAAAACAGCCGAGGGAACATCGGTATTAGAACATATTATTGGCGGCAAGCTTGCATTAGATGAGAGTAGTTCTTGGTCTGTTATTAACAATGGGATCGTCAATACGCTAGGACATGATGGTGCTAATAAGCTATTGATGGCAAGCTATGTCACAAAAGGCATAGATAAAATACTCTGTGCAACAGGTGAAGTTCTAGGAATGTTTCTTGCGTGGAGCGCAGAAAAAATAGCCCAAGGATCTGTCAGTTTGTATGAAAAAAGTATTGAAAAGGTAAATCAAACTTTTACCAATAAAATTCTTAATGCTTTGGGGGTAGAGGAATATAAAGGTTTTGTCTTATTGACAGAAAAAGAAGTGGTAAAATTGATTAATGATTTGGAAAAATATCAACAACAAGGACTCATCGGGAAATCGAAAAGATGGGGAAAAAAGACCAAAATCAATTTTCAAAAGAAAGGAGGAAAAGCAGTATTTAATTGGTCAAATCGGATTAAAAATTACACTGGAAATTTGAAACTAAAAATACCGACCATTAAGGTTAACCGCCCCAAATTCAATATTAAGTTTCTGCAACATTATGACAAACCTCTTGGTATTGTACTGGATAGCAGTCTAAGTGGATTTGATCTGATCATGAAAAGTCATACATTCTATACCTTATTGACACAATCTGGTTTTGATAGAAATGATCCATGGAAAGCGAATCGAAAAATTGTGTACTTAGCTTTTACCTACCTAAATACAATACTGGGTATGGCAATTGCGGCACGAAGTTTTTCTGAATTTATTGGTAAGGGATTTGCAAAAGCAGAAGCACTAGCGAGAAAAATCAATCATCCAGCGGCAGAAGCACTATTAGGCGCTGCATCACGCAGGCTTATGTTAAATAGTTCTCATATAAAACTGCTGGCAAAGGGTGCGGTCGGGGTAACTGGAGTTTTAAGTGGGGCGCTTTCTTACTACGATGCTTATTATGCTAGCGCTTTAGGTAGTCATAAGGAAGCATATGCACATGTTGCTATTGGTACTGGCACGTTAATGATAACTGCTGGATTTTTGGGGCCATCATTTTTGGGGACAGGTGCTGGAGCAGCCGGAGCAGGAGCATTTTTTACCGGTATGATATGGGCTGGAATTCTAGGTATGCTAGCAAGCATTGTCTATTTATTTTTCTTTGGCAAGAGTCAATTGGAATATTTATTAATGAATTGCTTTTGGGGAAATGGGAATAAATATTCATTTTTGGAAATGGGCTTAAAAAGACCTAATGATATAGCCGATCAGTTTAAAGAAACTTACCAAATGAGTGATAAAGTAATTAATGCATTTAAAGTAGAACATCAAGAATTTTTGAATTTTTTTACTAGACCAATATTAAAAAAAGGAAGTAATAAAAAAGGAAAGATGGTTTATCATTTTATGTTACCAAATTTTCAATGGGAAAGATCAGAGTTGGTTTATCATGTATTACCATCATCTGCTGTTACTTCCAGAAATGATCACACCATTTATTTAAATGAGCGTTATTATGCCAACGCTAAGCAGAGATTTGATAAGTTAATGGAAAAAACCCTCTCTGAGATAATTTATAAAAATGAAAATCCTATTGATGAAAATGGAATGCTTACTCTGACATTAGAAATAGAAGAAATATATGCTCAATATTTCACAATTTTTTGGTACTACATGCCTAAAGAAAATGATATTTCACCCTTGCGTTATCAGTGGGGAGAAGAGCCAACAGTTGAGAATGCAATTTATGGATATTTTGATGAGAAGGTTCGTTAAATGATAAATTTAATAAAAAAATGGTTAACTAAAAAAACTGAAACTAAAGTAAATCATGATGCCAGAATTAGCAGACTATCAACAGTGTGTGATCCTATTTTGGATGAAGACATCGGCATACTAGATAAAGGGCAAATAAAAACAGAGGGTTTTATTGATTTAATTGATGATAAAAAATGTGAAATCCGATATGGTAGAGGTAGTTTTCGTGAAAAAGTTTTTCTTTCTTCTTTAGCTAGTTTTTTATTGGTTTTTTGGTTTTTTGTTTTTTTGTTTTTTTGTTTTTTTGTTTTTTTGTTTTTTTGTTGATAATTATATTACTGAATGGAAAGTTAATGAAGGTTTTTATTTAAGAGGTGTGAGTTATGCTAAAAGAGATTATGGTGAGAAATTTTATTTAAAACCTGACATTCCAGATTATGTTAAAAAATATGAATATATTGCCGATGCAAAGAGTATTTCTTTTCCTCAATATTTGAGGATACGTTATACAGATAGTGGTTTTTATAGTAAATCGACTATTCGAAAGGATTTATTACTAGATAGTGGTTTTTTTCTGTTTTTTGTTACAATTATTTTAACTCATCTAGGATTATTATTTTCAATACATAAAATACCCCCTCTTATTATTGATAGGAAAAAACAACTTTTTTATACCTGGCGAAAGGGGAAAATGTATGTTGCGCGTTATTCACAAGTCGATGTTGTCCATCTCTATGATGTTCTTTATCTAAGGGTATATGGATTAGACGAGAATAACAAGTTGGTTATTTATTCTTTTGAACCTGAAATTCCCTATTTACCGGATGATATAATCAGTAAGAAATATTTATTGGCTTTTGTTGCAAAATATCTGATACAAGGAAAAAAATCTGTTAGCTCAGTAGACTTTGAGCGTCGACCATTAATATTTCCCTTACGTAAAAATCCCAAACCAGCAGATTGGGAGACTCAGATTACGGCTATTTTAGCTGAATTGGATAGGCTTGGGCCACCGAAAGGAGCTACTGATCCGAAATAATATCTGAAAAAATATTAATATAGTAAATTATATTTTTATTCCATAAAAAATGGCATCGAATAATATTATAATCATCTCGATGCTATTTCTTAATTTTCAAATATTATATTGTAAATTGTTACTTTATTAGATTGTTATATGAGATTATTTTTTATGAAAAAGGATAACATAATTAGATTATCACGATTGTCGGCTGTTTGCGATCCATTCCTAGATGAAGACATCGGCATACTAGATAAAGAGCAAATAAAAACAGAGGGTTTTATTGATTTAATTGATGATAAAAAATGTGAAATCCGATATGGAAGCAGTAATTATCGCGAAAAGATTTTACTTGCTTCTTTAGCCGGTTTTTTATTGGGATTTTGTTTTTTTATTGATGATTTCATTAATACATGGAAAGTCAATGAGGGATTTTACTTAAGAGCCGTTAATTATGCTAAGAGAGATTATGGAGATAAATTTTATTTAAATCCTAACCGTCCTGATTATGTTGAAAAATATAAATATATTGCTGATGCAAAGAATATTTCTTTTTCTCAATATTTTCATATTCGTTATATGGACAATGGTTTTTATGAAAAATCCAGAGTGCGAAAAAACTTATTACTAGATGGTGGTTTTTTCCTCTTTTCTATTACAATGATTTTAATTCATTTATGGGTATGGTCTTTAATTCGTAAACTATCTCCTCTTGTAATTGATCGGGAAAAGCAACTGTTTTATACCTGGCATAGGGGAAAAATGTATGTTGCACGTTACTCACAAGTCGATGTTGTTAATCTCTATGATGTTCTGTATTTAAGAGTTTATGGATTTGACAAAAATAATAAACTAATGATTTATGCTTTTGAACCCCGTATTCCTAACCTGATAGATGACATAATCAGCAAAAAGTATTTATTGGCTTTTGTTGCAAAATATCTGATACAAGGGAAAAACTCCGTCAGTTCAGTAAATTTTGAACGACCTTCATCAATATTTTTTTCACATAAAAATCCCAAACCAGCAGATTGGGAGACTCAGATTACGGCTATTTTAGCTGAATTGGATAGGCTTGGCCCACCGAAAGGAGCTACTGATTCGAAATAATAGCCAGAAAAAATATTAATATAGTAAATTATATTTTT contains:
- a CDS encoding DUF4123 domain-containing protein; this translates as MSWIPDYAEHWVVDYSYATQQGEHFSAQAIVHATSKPQALSALAEYILQAGHSSGQYQSIQPLTEYLAASTYVELPLLRQFRLGMERNAQVISLGEHNISALLPAERGVLQFTVTQTLPARESGQYRYMVMDATIYRRIMGSFIVPDLMVSNLRWESLFQGETQITLEDSAPYLVELTDDTTVYSAFQQKITQPSTPELGIFIDSDQPFPMIRNHLRKFTYLRNEQQQSWVFYRFYAPQGLLPLLKSLPDEQLMHFMHPITRIGYFDSQTAQYYALSLAENTLDQEKTAPVAINPYLVNLLAGQTQERAVAQIVKYIAETQPELSPEQKKQLPAFVVQQINFACLAGFSHQRSILHLVAGRSLARDNEELWQRAWQHACAKTQVQELRALICYGYCFKNRTLS
- a CDS encoding toxin VasX, which translates into the protein MGKSILTNANDALETVAKKVEKTFEELVDMAREYIPHELDMDTVVRPCDVNIRPVYPVRYAYMNFFGDKQINAQLPPPISTFLDPDDNSLNASVLGGYSIRLPRAGWIYVKEEGPIETRGSQHEGKLLIFKFSPEIVTLKGKRGMVTKYTKYEQKAGSSSWEEIHPASGTAGLGYPFLALDKDVTKVSIVYSEVPFSERILDKIDKDESFRRNAMQFVELDHEGSDYVMEAKQEHFDGLVEDFKVPEKQFQAYKNQLSDPLLHSVDLGDISTEGSFFMDADMEMRYIDSLLCPYYKDKASIVVLHDPVGYQRDILMAYELLNLWELSYSATNIYPLTIGQFVEIIAASKDENIKKCFKEHIHQENWKTWWPKLTDPIIDVKKRQKEILEIYKEFFESPNIAGKLGSLSHYLKYFFSLNDKKSDLTEEDGQEFEIYCDLIAELMQPLQKTAEGTSVLEHIIGGKLALDESSSWSVINNGIVNTLGHDGANKLLMASYVTKGIDKILCATGEVLGMFLAWSAEKIAQGSVSLYEKSIEKVNQTFTNKILNALGVEEYKGFVLLTEKEVVKLINDLEKYQQQGLIGKSKRWGKKTKINFQKKGGKAVFNWSNRIKNYTGNLKLKIPTIKVNRPKFNIKFLQHYDKPLGIVLDSSLSGFDLIMKSHTFYTLLTQSGFDRNDPWKANRKIVYLAFTYLNTILGMAIAARSFSEFIGKGFAKAEALARKINHPAAEALLGAASRRLMLNSSHIKLLAKGAVGVTGVLSGALSYYDAYYASALGSHKEAYAHVAIGTGTLMITAGFLGPSFLGTGAGAAGAGAFFTGMIWAGILGMLASIVYLFFFGKSQLEYLLMNCFWGNGNKYSFLEMGLKRPNDIADQFKETYQMSDKVINAFKVEHQEFLNFFTRPILKKGSNKKGKMVYHFMLPNFQWERSELVYHVLPSSAVTSRNDHTIYLNERYYANAKQRFDKLMEKTLSEIIYKNENPIDENGMLTLTLEIEEIYAQYFTIFWYYMPKENDISPLRYQWGEEPTVENAIYGYFDEKVR